GGCGGTTGATTTTGCCCAGCAAACGGTAACCGAGATTACCGCGACCGCAAGGGGAATCAGGAAATGGCATCCTTCCAGTCGAACGGTCATCGACATCGGTGGTCAGGACTCCAAGGTGATAGTGCTTGATGAAGAGGGTCGGGTGCAGGATTTTGTAATGAACGACCGGTGTGCCGCGGGTACCGGTAGTTTTCTTGAATTCATCGCCCGGGCACTGAATGTGCCGATTGAGCAGTTCGGGGAGTTGAGTGCGCGGTCTCAGAAACCGGTGCTGCTTTCGAGCCTGTGTGTGGTGATGGCGGAATCGGAAATCCTTTCCCTGGTTGCGGCTGATATACCGCGGGAGGACATCATCGCCGGTTTACATCTGGCGCTGGCGACAAGGGTTGTCAATATGGCAGCCCGGGTTAAGGTATTGCCCGAGGTGATTTTTACCGGTGGCACCGCGCTCAATCAAGGGATGCGACAGGCGCTGGAACGGGTTTTGGGGTTAAAGGTTCAAAGTTCTCAGGAGCCGTTGTTTGCCGCAGCGATGGGTGCGGCGCTACTGGGTACGAGCGCTACCTTTTAAGGACAATCAGGCGCTGCCGGGTTCCGTCTTTCAAGGTGAAAAAGAGTCCAGTAGCACGGGAAGGCGCGGCGATTCTGCCGGTGATGTCGTAGAGGGGGAGTGAATTTGCCGGTAGCGAGTTGAGATGAACGGTTGCCACGGCGGGATGATAGTTGAGATACTGTTCCTCGGATTTGACCGTCTGCCAGAAGTTCTGGTAGGTGGCAAGGACAAGTTGACAGATTGAGTCGGTCAGGGCTCGCGCCGCTTCTCGGGAAGGACCAATGCTCCCCCATTCGGCTTCGTAGCGGGCAACCAGTTCAAAAATTGTTGACTCAATTGGTGCGATGAACTGTAACCAGCGGGCAAGGCGCTGGGTGTTGATAGCCTTGGGATGTTCGGGAAGCGGGTAAAGGTAACTTACCAGGCGCTGGGCTTCGTCACAGATGGGTGCGGTGATGGTGCCGTCCAGTAATGCTGGTACGGTTTCCGCAACCTCCCAGAGCGGGATAGGAAGTGTGGCAACCGGTTGACCAAGAAGCACCCACATCATTCCGGTTCGCGGATGAGCACCGGGCGCGGGTCCAACCATTATTTCAACGGAACGGGTCTGGGAGCGGCAGATGGTGGTGTCGGTGGGAAGGTAACCAAAGGGCAGGGAGCCGAATTTACCCAGAAAAGGTAAAGGGTATGGGTCAAACCCGACCTGGCCCAGGTCACGGGCAAGGGTGCCGATGATAAAAGGGAGATTGAGCCGGTTTTCGTGAAAGGCGGCGCGGCACAGTTGTTGGGCCCGCTCAAAACGGTTTTTTCCTAAAATTCGGCTTGGACCACCGGACATTGAGTAGTTCGCGCGGATGAGAAATCCCAGTGAGTCGTCTTTGCTGTCGTAGCGGGTATAGGATGTGTAGCCGGCTTCAAAGATGGCGGTGGTGCCGGTAGCGTCAAACACCCCGAAATTTGCCGGGGTCTCCCGGCCGACGATGTTTAAGGAGTCAAGGAGCCGGGCAAAATCTTCCACCGTGGCACAAGTACCCAGGGCAAGGCGCATTATGTTGCCGTCATCGGCATCGGTTAAGTTGTCGGTGAGGTTGTAGGAGTTGGAGTTCATAATTGCAAACCCGACCTCATTGATGCCTGCCCAGACATCGAGTGTCTCGCCCGCATAGACATTGGCGATGAACCGAAACCGGGGACCGCACAAAAACTTCATTTCCTGGTCTGGATTGGTGACATCGCGGTTTTTCCAGAGAACGGGCCGACCTTCGCTTATCGCGGTCGGACCGAAGGCGCCGATGGTGCAGGCGGTGGCGATACTCAGACTGAGGAGAAATCCAAAGAAGAGATTAAATCTCATTGTTCAGACTCCGCTTGATTTCTTTGCAGAGTGCGTCAACCAGCCGGGATTCGGGATAGGTGCCGATTACTTTGCCTTTGACAAACAGGGCACCTTTTCCTTTGCCGCCGGCGATGCCAAAGTCGGCTTCGCGCGCTTCACCCGGTCCATTGACAACACAGCCCATAACCGCAACATTTAGCGGGGTGGTGATGCCCCGAAGTTTTTTCTTGACCTGATGGGTCAAGCGGACGATGTCAATCCGGGTGCGGCCACAACCCGGACAGGAGTAGATGACGGGTCCAATCTGACGCAGGTTAAGGGCGGCGAGAAGTTCGTAGGCGGCAATGACTTCAAGGACCGGGTCACCGGTAAGGGAAATACGGATGGTGTCACCGATGCCCTGACGCAAAAGCGGGGTAAGCGCTGCGGCGGAGCGAACACTGCCTTCCAGCGGTGGTCCGGCTTCGGTCAAACCGATATGCAGGGGATAGGGGAAATTGCGGGCGAGTTCTTCGTTGACCGCAATCAGGTCTTCGGCGACGGTGGTTTTTGCAGAAAGGACAAGGGCTTTGAAGCCGAGTCTTTCAAACGGTTCAAGGGCGCGCGCCATCGCTTCAATAAGCGCCTTGACTTCGGGATGACGGTAGCGCGCCCGAATTTCTCGGGGCAGGGAGCCGGCATTAACCCCGATGCGGATGGCTATACCCCGGTCCTGCGCTGCACGGATGATTTCTTCGACCCGCCGCATTGAGCCAATATTGCCCGGATTGATGCGGATTTTGTCAAAGCCGGCTTTGATTGCAGCAAGTGCTAGACGATAGTCAAAGTGGATGTCAGCAATCAAGGGTAGGTCAACTCGCGCCCGGATTTCGGGTAAGGCGGCAGCCGCTGCGGCATCGGGTACCGCAATCCGCACCAGTTCACATCCGGCAGCCGCGAGCCGACGGATTGAACGCACCGTGGCGTTGACATCGTCGGTACGAGTTTTGGTCATTGATTGAACCCGCACGGGCGCACCGCCGCCGAGCTGGATGTTACGCACCAGAACGGGAAGTGACAGGCGTTTAGGCGGGTTTGATGCGCTTGATTTTACCGCCGAGATGGGCGATTTTCTTTTCGAGCTGTTCATAGCCCCGGTCAAGGTGATAGATACGAAGAATTTCGGTTTTGCCCCGAGCGGCAAGTCCGGCAAGGACCAGCGCCGCTGAGGCGCGCAGGTCCGATGCCATAACCTGAGCGCCCTGCAGTTTCTCTACACCATGAATTATTGCCATATTGCCGTTGATGTCGATGGAAGCACCCATCCGGTTAAGTTCCAGGGCGTGGAGAAATCGGGACTCAAAGATGTTTTCGGTGACGGTGCTGGTACCATCAGCAATTGTCAGAAGGGCGGTGAATTGAGCTTGCAGGTCGGTGGGGAATCCGGGATAGGGCGCGGTGGAAATTTTTGTTGCCCGGGGACGGGATTTCATCTCAACCTGAATGCTTGTCTGGTCGATGTCAATCCGGGCACCAATCTCTTTTAGTTTGGTTAGAACCGCGGTGAGGTGTTCGGGCTGGCAGTCGGTGATTTCAATGGACCCCCGGGTAACGGCGGCAGCAACCGCAAATGTGCCGGCTTCAATTCGGTCGGCAATGGGCCGATGCGCGGCACCGGCGAGTTCT
This genomic window from candidate division WOR-3 bacterium contains:
- a CDS encoding 2-hydroxyglutaryl-CoA dehydratase is translated as MLCVGVDVGSVNTKVVIYDSERDVVVARCVAPTGMKPKEQAKKVLERCRADAGLENRALGRIVATGYARQAVDFAQQTVTEITATARGIRKWHPSSRTVIDIGGQDSKVIVLDEEGRVQDFVMNDRCAAGTGSFLEFIARALNVPIEQFGELSARSQKPVLLSSLCVVMAESEILSLVAADIPREDIIAGLHLALATRVVNMAARVKVLPEVIFTGGTALNQGMRQALERVLGLKVQSSQEPLFAAAMGAALLGTSATF
- the ispG gene encoding flavodoxin-dependent (E)-4-hydroxy-3-methylbut-2-enyl-diphosphate synthase; amino-acid sequence: MNSSKRKSPISAVKSSASNPPKRLSLPVLVRNIQLGGGAPVRVQSMTKTRTDDVNATVRSIRRLAAAGCELVRIAVPDAAAAAALPEIRARVDLPLIADIHFDYRLALAAIKAGFDKIRINPGNIGSMRRVEEIIRAAQDRGIAIRIGVNAGSLPREIRARYRHPEVKALIEAMARALEPFERLGFKALVLSAKTTVAEDLIAVNEELARNFPYPLHIGLTEAGPPLEGSVRSAAALTPLLRQGIGDTIRISLTGDPVLEVIAAYELLAALNLRQIGPVIYSCPGCGRTRIDIVRLTHQVKKKLRGITTPLNVAVMGCVVNGPGEAREADFGIAGGKGKGALFVKGKVIGTYPESRLVDALCKEIKRSLNNEI